Genomic segment of Bartonella bacilliformis KC583:
CAAAACCGCAGATTAAGGCTGCTATTGAAGCGCTTTTTGGTGTTAAAGTCAAAGCGGTTAATACGATAACTCGTAAAGGTAAAATGAAGCGCTTTAAAGGCATTGTTGGTCGGCAAAGTAATATAAAAAAGGCGATTGTGACGCTAGTTAAAGGTCAATTAATTGATCTTTCTACAGGTCTTTAGGGAGACTCGGAAACATGGCACTTAAGCACTTTAATCCAACTACGTCTGGGCAGCGACAACTTGTAATTGTGGATCGCTCTGGTCTCTATAAGGGTAAACCTGTAAAAACGCTGACAGAAGGTTTGTTATCAAAAGGTGGGCGTAATAATTCCGGTAAAATTACTGCTCGTTTTCAAGGGGGGAGACATAAGCGTAGTTATCGATTTATTGATTTTAAGCGTCTCAAACTTGATGTATCTGCAAAGGTTGAGCGTTTGGAATATGATCCAAATCGTACAGCGTTCATTGCATTAATTCGTTATGAAGATGGACAATTGAGTTATATTCTCGCGCCGCAACGTCTTGATGTTGGTGATACTGTTGTTGCTGGTTTAAGTGTTGATGTTAAGCCTGGTAATGCGATGCCTCTTGGTAATATGCCGGTAGGTGCAATAGTTCACAATGTTGAAATGAAACCTGGAAAAGGTGGTCAGATTGCGCGTTCAGCAGGGGCTTATGCACAATTAGTTGGACGAGATCAAGGAATGGCTATTCTTCGGCTCAATTCTGGAGAACAGCGTTTAGTTTCTAGTAATTGTTTTGCGACTGTTGGTGCTGTTTCAAATCCTGATCATGGAAATATTAATGATGGCAAGGCTGGTCGTTCACGTTGGCGTGGGAAGCGTCCACATGTTCGTGGTGTTGCTATGAACCCGGTTGATCATCCACATGGTGGTGGTGAAGGTCGTACGTCGGGTGGTCGTCATCCAGTGTCTCCTTGGGGTAAGCCTACGAAAGGTAAGCGTACACGCTCCAATAAAGCCACTGATAAGTTTATTATGCGCTCGCGTCATCAGCGCAAAAAATAAGAGAGGTAGTCTAAAGTGGTTCGCTCAGTTTGGAAAGGTCCGTTTGTTGACGGCTATCTTCTTGGAAAAGCAGAGAAGGTCCGTGCAAGTGGGCGTAACGAAGTTATTAAAATTTGGAGTCGTCGCTCTACTATTTTGCCGCAATTTGTTGGTTTGACTTTTGGCGTCCACAACGGCAATAAGCATATTCCTGTTTTTGTTTCTGAAGAAATGGTTGGGCATAAATTTGGTGAGTTTGCTCCTACTCGGACCTATTATGGACATGGTGCAGATAAAAAGGCGAAGAGGAAGTAATAATGGGTAAAGCTAAGGTTCTGCGCCAGCTTAAAGATAATGAAGCGAAAGCTGTTACTCGGATGATTCGTGTTAGTCCGCAAAAGCTCAATTTGGTCGCTGCAATGATTCGTGGTAAGAAAGTTGATGTAGCGCTAGCTGATTTGATGTTTTCGCGTAAGCGTATTGCACAAACAGTCAAGAAAACTCTTGAGTCAGCGATTGCAAATGCAGAAAATAATCATGATCTCGATATTGATTCGTTAATCGTTTCAGAAGCACATGTTGGTAAATCAATTGTGATGAAGCGTTTTCATGTTCGTGGTCGTGGGCGTGCTAGTCGAATTGAACGTCCATTCTCGCATCTTACTGTTATTGTTCGTGAAGTTATTGAAAAAGGGGAGGCTGCATAATGGGTCAGAAAATTAATCCAATAGGGCTTCGTCTCGGAGTTAATCAGACTTGGAGTTCACGCTGGTATGCCGATAGTGGTGAATATGGGCGTCTCTTGCATGAAGATTTAAAAATTCGTTCATACGTAATGGAAGAATTGAAACAGGCAGCTATTTCTAAGGTTATTATTGAACGCCCTCATAAGAAGTGTCGTGTAACTATTCATTCTGCGCGTCCTGGTCTTATCATTGGTAAAAAGGGTGCTGATATTGAGAAGCTCCGTCATCAGCTTTCGGAAATGACAAATGCTGAAACTTCGCTCAATATCGTTGAAATTCGTAAACCAGAAATTGATGCGACAATCATTGCGCAATCAGTTGCTCAGCAGCTTGAACGCCGTGTTGCTTTCCGACGTGCTATGAAGCGTGCTGTTCAATCAGCTATGCGTCTTGGAGCCGAAGGTATTCGTATTAACTGTTCTGGTCGTCTTGGTGGTGCTGAAATTGCTCGTATGGAATGGTACCGCGAAGGTCGTGTACCACTTCATACTTTGCGTGCTGATGTTGATTACAGCACAGCAGAGGCTAGGACTGCTTATGGTGTTTGTGGTGTTAAAGTTTGGGTCTTTAAGGGTGAAATCCTTGAGCATGATCCAATGGCTTCGGAGCATCGTGCTACGAGGAATGATAATTCAAGTTCTTCATTGAACCGCCGCCGTGAAAGTGTTTAATTTTTATGATTAAAAAAGGATTTGGAGTAAAGAGCAATGTTGCAGCCAAAGCGCACAAAGTTCCGTAAGCAATTCAAAGGTCGTATTCACGGTGCTTCGAAAGGTGGTACGGATTTGAATTTTGGTGCTTACGGCCTGAAGGTTGTCGAGCCAGAGCGTATTACTGCGCGTCAAATTGAAGCAGCTCGTCGTGCAATTACACGTTACATGAAGCGTTCTGGTCGTGTATGGATACGTGTTTTCCCAGATCTTCCCGTTACATCTAAACCAACTGAAGTTCGTATGGGTAAAGGTAAGGGAAGTGTTGACTATTGGGCAGCACGTGTTGCGCCTGGGCGTATTATGTTTGAGCTTGATGGTGTTCCTGAAGATGTTGCGCGTGAAGCTCTTAGGTTGGGTGCTGCAAAGCTACCTATTAAGACTCGTTTCATTCAGCGTATTGTTGAGTAAAGAGGTTAAACGATGAAAGCCAAAGAATTACGAGCACAAACGCTCGATCAAATAAAGGATGGATTGGCTAGCTTAAAGAAAGAGCAGTTTAATCTGCGATTTCAAAAGGCAACAGGGCAGTTAGAAAAAACTGCACGTGTTAAGCAAGTTCGCCGTGATATTGCACGTATTAAAACTTTTTTTCGTCAAAAGATGGATGAAAGCAAAGCTTAAGGAAATAAGAGATGCCTAAACGCATTTTGCAAGGCGTTGTCGTTAGCGACAAAAGTGATAAGACTATTATTGTTAAGGTGGAGCGCCGTTATTCTCATCCGCTCCTTCAGAAGACAGTTCGGCAGTCTAAGAAGTACAAGGCGCATGATGAGAACAATCAATTCAAAATTGGAGATCAGGTTTCTATTCAGGAATCTAGGCCAATTTCGAAAGATAAGCGTTGGATTGTTGTTAAAGACAGTGTAGTGTGTTAAATAAACTGTTTAATTGGTTTAAAATTTATCATTGATTTTATTTCTATTGGTAAATTTTTCTAGCAATAACTACGCTGTCATTTGGCGGGCAAATCCAGGTATGTTAACAGCATGACTGGATGTGGATATTAAGAAGAGGTGGCCAGTTATGATTCAGATGCAAACAAACCTCGACGTTGCAGATAATTCTGGTGCGCGTCGTGTCATGTGCATCAAGGTGCTAGGCGGTTCAAAGCGGAAATATGCTTCGGTCGGCGACATTATTGTCGTTTCGGTTAAAGATGTTATTCCTCGTGGCCGCGTAAAAAAGGGTGACGTGATGAAGGCTGTGGTGGTTCGTACCGCTAAAGATATTCGTCGCGCAGATGGTAGTGTGATTCGTTTTGATAGGAATGCTGCTGTTCTAGTTGATAACAAAAAAGAGCCGATCGGTACACGTATCTTTGGACCAGTTCCTCGCGAACTCCGTGGTAAAAACCATATGAAGATCGTTTCACTCGCTCCTGAAGTATTATAGGAGGCGAATATCATGAAGAAGATTCGAAAAGGTGATAGAGTTGTTATTTTATCTGGTAATGATAAAGGGCGTAGCGGTGAGGTTATAAAAGTGAATCCAGGAGAGAGTAAAGCTCTTGTTCGTGGAATTAATATGGTTAAACGTCATCAGCGCCAAACACAAAAGCAAGAAGCTGGAATTATTTCTAAAGAAGCTCCTATTCATTTATCTAATTTGGCGATTGCTGATCCTAAAGATGGTAAGCCTACACGTGTGGGCTTTCGTATGAATGCAGATGGTGGTAAGGTTCGTTTTGCCAAGCGTTCAGGAGAATTGATTGATGGCTGAAGAAAAACAAAAGCCGCGCATGAAAGTGCATTATGTTGGAGTCATTCGTAAAATACTTCAGGAGAAATTTCATTATAAAAATGAAATGCAGATTCCGCGCGTTGATAAAATTGTGATCAACATGGGAATTGGTGAGGCAACTTCCGATTCCAAAAAACCATCTATTGCAGCTGGAGATTTGTCATTAATAACAGGTCAAAAGGCTGTTGTGACTTATGCAAGTAGCTCTATTGCAGGCTTTAAAGTTCGTGAAGGAATGCCACTTGGAGCTAAAGTTACCTTACGTAAGGATCGTATGTTTGAGTTTTTGGATCGTCTTGTCACGATTGCACTTCCACGGGTTCGTGATTTTCGTGGTCTAAATCCAAAGTGAAACGAATGCTGATCAAATTTCTGTTATCGCACATTCAATGGGCAATTTTGTTATAATGGAAGCATTCAGAACTTTAGCTTTGCAAAGAAAGTATAAGCCAATTCGCCGTATTACAAGTTTTTTAATGGCTGCACCAGATATTGATATTGATGTGTTTGAGCGTCAATTGAATGATATTAAAAAGCTACCGAATCCAACAGCTGTTTTGGTATCTCGTAAGGATAAAGCTCTTGCTGTTTCAGGGCGTCTTACAGGGGGACATTCTCGTTTAGGAGATGGTTTAAGTATTGAAATGTTACGGAAAAATGGAATAGCTGTACTTGATGTCTCTAACGTTGATGGTGGAGCCCATAATGTATTTGCCTCTTCACCAACATTAATGACTCTGTCTCGAGAAGGTTCTTTATCCTCGACAATTATGCAAGGTACAGAATTTTCATCTAGTCAAGCAATGCTTGCTGACAGTAGCAATGTCTTAAAAGAAACAACAAACTTTACTTTTTATGCGCCTATTCATTTGTTCTCTGTGGTTGATTTTGATCCTTAAAAGTATATAGGAAGCAGATAAAAAAATAAATATAAATGAATTAAAGCTAATTTTAGCAATTTCTTTAGAATAGTTTTGTAGAGTAAAATAGATAGTGGGGTAATATAAAACCAGTCATTAAGTGAGTTTGTGATGGTTATGCAAAAACACTATACTAATACATCTACATTAGTTGATTATTTGTCTCATTATGCAGCTAGATTATCCGATATTCATACTATACTGTTGAAGATCAAAAAGAATAACAAGGATAGGTCCCCGGATTTATTGCGCCGAATTGATGCAACCGAGAAGCAATTAGGTGAGATGGGGCGTGTTCTTATCATGGAATATCGTCAGCATCAAGAAAATGAACGTTTTTTAAAACAGATTTTAGTGTCAATTTCTGATCAACTTTTTTTACTTAATAACGATTTTAAAGAAACTGGTCATCTTTTGCTACAAGAAATTAGAACGCTTCAATTTCAGACACAATGCTCTTGTAAAGGTGAAGAAAAGCAGCGTTTTCTCTATGATCAAAAATCTTCTTGTTCTCAGTCCAAAATTGATGAAATTATCAAACGATTACAAAAAGCACGAGAACAACTTTCTGTTGAAAACCCACATCTCTTTGAAAAAGAGATCAAAGTTAAAATAAAAAATAAAATACTTTACTAATTAAGTATTTAAAGCACAAAAACTATTCGACTAATTATCAAACTTTTTCTAACAGGGTTATTTTTGAGGGCAAGGCGAATAGTAGTTTTCCTAATAGAAGAAAGGCTCATAGGATAAATATCATTTAAATGGGTTTTAATCTTCATTGAAATTGAAAGAATTTGGTACTTTTTATTTGTTTAAAACAATTTATATTCACTGGATTTTTATTGTTTTTACCAAGTTCTTTCATTGTTGCAGTACTCTTTAATTTTCATTGAACCGCACATCTGCCACTATCACACTGATTAAGAAGAGAAGTTCTTGGCAATTGCCTATTGCCTCTTCTATTTTCTCCTTCTCCAGTGCAATTTCTTTGAGATATGTAAACACTTAGAGGAATTTCATCAAGTTGGGCCATTTGATAAGTTATGAGTGAGTGAAGTATTTGAGTCCTCCCAATTGAAAGATAATGTATTAATGCGTCTATATTTGTCGTTGGGGTAAGCGCCAATCTAAATTGGTCCAAAGTCAAAATGTGTAGTATGTTTGTAGGGATTAATACAAGCCCTTGGTTTGTTCTTAAAATAGGTTGGACATGACCTATTATGTTTGAACCACCTCTATCTGATCTGACAATTGAAACATACCAAGCTGTTCCAGGAGGAGCAGTTAACAGGTCTTGAAGTCTACTCCTCATTTCTTCCTCTGTTCTTGCCATAGTTGAAGGCCGCCAATTATACTGAGGTAACAACATTAATGCGGCTGAGCGAGTTACTCTGCTCGTTCGTGTATAACTATCTTCACCTACATGCCAAGGTAAATTAACGTAATTTTCTGTAGTTTGCAGTCTTTCTGCAAGTTCAGGAAATCTTTGACGAAAGGAGATAAATGGATCCCTATCTGGATGCGTATCAAAGAAGTATCCTCCACTTTGACGAGGTCCACCTATATTATCTTCCTGCAATTCAGCAAGCATTTGCAGAGTATGCAGCATACAAGGGCCACAAAAAGCAATATGTTCTTGACCTGCAACAGTAGAACTTCTAGCAATGTCATATAGTCTTTGTATCCATGCATCAGTGAGAGTAAAATCAGGAGGTAAAGACCGTTTACTTCGTGTCTTTGAAGTAGAAGTCTGTACGACATTTTCCTTTTTTCCCGGAGCAGGGCAATAGACAAGTGTATCCCCTAAATTTCCATTGACATAGCGACCCCAACGATCAAAATCATAAGCAAAAAGAAACTCAGATTTAGGAGAATTTTGAGTATCTTGTTTCAGGTAATCAGGTTTAACTGTGTAAGGAGACCCCCAACTAATACCATATTGGGTAACGCGTAAAAAATTACCCTGATGATCTAGGAGTGGCCCTTCGCGTCCGTATAATTGAGAAATATCCCAGAAACCAATGTCTTTGGTTTGAGAAACAGTATCATCACAAAATTTCCATCCTACCCAATTCCAATTATCTGAAGTGGATTGTTGGGAAGTCATGCAAGATAGTACTCCCGTGGAAGGAAAATATCTGAAAATATGGCCATTGTCTGGATTGTAATATAGATCAAAAACATCTGATCTAGATCCATAGTCTGTAATATAGTAGGTAGAGAAGCTAGAGCCGCTTACAAATTTCCATCCGATGAAAGTTTTGATATTACTATTGACCGGAGTAGCAATAATCTTTGCCCATGAATCCATCATACTCAGGGTATGATCATAGTAATCATTTTTGTTTTTTGAGATGTAAGCGTACCATTTATAGTCTTTAACGCGAAATTTTTTATCAGCTGTATAAAATGCATTGCCTTCAATGATCCATTGTTGGTTGGGATCATTGATCACACAAGGTCTTAATAGGAGATAATCCCAATCCTCTGTAGATTGTCCACCAATCCCTGTAACGGAGCTAGGAGCAGTCATGCATAACCAAACATTATTGACATTCCAAGCGACTCTTTTAAAGAGGTCATATCGAGCAAATTTAACGCTGGCAGAAGAGCAATAGGTGATGTAAACATAACTTTCCCCATTCACAAATGCTGGGGCATAGCAATATTCTCCTCCTGTATGGACCTTAACGTGAATAGATTTATCATGAGGATCGTCAGGTTTTTTTTGTGGCACAGGAGCTGCAGAAGAGGTATGAATAGTCATTAACAGGCTAAAGAAAAATAAAAACGGTTTCAGTTTCATTTTTTTGTTTCCTTTGTGACCTCCCTCCCACTATGATGCTGGTAAGTTAATTAGAAAGTTATGCTTTAGACCTTCCTCAAAGAACAGTTTATAGTGTGCTTATTAAATTTTATGATGATTTATATTGTTTGCTTTCGTGACAAACATACTTAGATATCAATAAATCAACAGCAGAGCACTGATTATGTAATAGTTGACACATTTTCTTATGTTAGTGATCCTATTCTCACTAAGAGCTACAATTAGGATTAAAGAGCTATCCATAAAATTTGTCAGACATGTTAAACCTTAGCCGATTTATATAACTGGTATATGCTTTGTTCTGAAAGTTAAAAGAATATAGTTTA
This window contains:
- a CDS encoding 50S ribosomal protein L23; translation: MTNLRHYDVIVSPVISEKSTMISEYDQVVFNVALKATKPQIKAAIEALFGVKVKAVNTITRKGKMKRFKGIVGRQSNIKKAIVTLVKGQLIDLSTGL
- the rplB gene encoding 50S ribosomal protein L2: MALKHFNPTTSGQRQLVIVDRSGLYKGKPVKTLTEGLLSKGGRNNSGKITARFQGGRHKRSYRFIDFKRLKLDVSAKVERLEYDPNRTAFIALIRYEDGQLSYILAPQRLDVGDTVVAGLSVDVKPGNAMPLGNMPVGAIVHNVEMKPGKGGQIARSAGAYAQLVGRDQGMAILRLNSGEQRLVSSNCFATVGAVSNPDHGNINDGKAGRSRWRGKRPHVRGVAMNPVDHPHGGGEGRTSGGRHPVSPWGKPTKGKRTRSNKATDKFIMRSRHQRKK
- the rpsS gene encoding 30S ribosomal protein S19, whose translation is MVRSVWKGPFVDGYLLGKAEKVRASGRNEVIKIWSRRSTILPQFVGLTFGVHNGNKHIPVFVSEEMVGHKFGEFAPTRTYYGHGADKKAKRK
- the rplV gene encoding 50S ribosomal protein L22, which gives rise to MGKAKVLRQLKDNEAKAVTRMIRVSPQKLNLVAAMIRGKKVDVALADLMFSRKRIAQTVKKTLESAIANAENNHDLDIDSLIVSEAHVGKSIVMKRFHVRGRGRASRIERPFSHLTVIVREVIEKGEAA
- the rpsC gene encoding 30S ribosomal protein S3 is translated as MGQKINPIGLRLGVNQTWSSRWYADSGEYGRLLHEDLKIRSYVMEELKQAAISKVIIERPHKKCRVTIHSARPGLIIGKKGADIEKLRHQLSEMTNAETSLNIVEIRKPEIDATIIAQSVAQQLERRVAFRRAMKRAVQSAMRLGAEGIRINCSGRLGGAEIARMEWYREGRVPLHTLRADVDYSTAEARTAYGVCGVKVWVFKGEILEHDPMASEHRATRNDNSSSSLNRRRESV
- the rplP gene encoding 50S ribosomal protein L16, whose product is MLQPKRTKFRKQFKGRIHGASKGGTDLNFGAYGLKVVEPERITARQIEAARRAITRYMKRSGRVWIRVFPDLPVTSKPTEVRMGKGKGSVDYWAARVAPGRIMFELDGVPEDVAREALRLGAAKLPIKTRFIQRIVE
- the rpmC gene encoding 50S ribosomal protein L29 produces the protein MKAKELRAQTLDQIKDGLASLKKEQFNLRFQKATGQLEKTARVKQVRRDIARIKTFFRQKMDESKA
- the rpsQ gene encoding 30S ribosomal protein S17; the encoded protein is MPKRILQGVVVSDKSDKTIIVKVERRYSHPLLQKTVRQSKKYKAHDENNQFKIGDQVSIQESRPISKDKRWIVVKDSVVC
- the rplN gene encoding 50S ribosomal protein L14; translated protein: MIQMQTNLDVADNSGARRVMCIKVLGGSKRKYASVGDIIVVSVKDVIPRGRVKKGDVMKAVVVRTAKDIRRADGSVIRFDRNAAVLVDNKKEPIGTRIFGPVPRELRGKNHMKIVSLAPEVL
- the rplX gene encoding 50S ribosomal protein L24, with protein sequence MKKIRKGDRVVILSGNDKGRSGEVIKVNPGESKALVRGINMVKRHQRQTQKQEAGIISKEAPIHLSNLAIADPKDGKPTRVGFRMNADGGKVRFAKRSGELIDG
- a CDS encoding DUF1561 family protein encodes the protein MKLKPFLFFFSLLMTIHTSSAAPVPQKKPDDPHDKSIHVKVHTGGEYCYAPAFVNGESYVYITYCSSASVKFARYDLFKRVAWNVNNVWLCMTAPSSVTGIGGQSTEDWDYLLLRPCVINDPNQQWIIEGNAFYTADKKFRVKDYKWYAYISKNKNDYYDHTLSMMDSWAKIIATPVNSNIKTFIGWKFVSGSSFSTYYITDYGSRSDVFDLYYNPDNGHIFRYFPSTGVLSCMTSQQSTSDNWNWVGWKFCDDTVSQTKDIGFWDISQLYGREGPLLDHQGNFLRVTQYGISWGSPYTVKPDYLKQDTQNSPKSEFLFAYDFDRWGRYVNGNLGDTLVYCPAPGKKENVVQTSTSKTRSKRSLPPDFTLTDAWIQRLYDIARSSTVAGQEHIAFCGPCMLHTLQMLAELQEDNIGGPRQSGGYFFDTHPDRDPFISFRQRFPELAERLQTTENYVNLPWHVGEDSYTRTSRVTRSAALMLLPQYNWRPSTMARTEEEMRSRLQDLLTAPPGTAWYVSIVRSDRGGSNIIGHVQPILRTNQGLVLIPTNILHILTLDQFRLALTPTTNIDALIHYLSIGRTQILHSLITYQMAQLDEIPLSVYISQRNCTGEGENRRGNRQLPRTSLLNQCDSGRCAVQ